CCGCCATTCATCCGGGATATGGCTTCCTGTCACAGAACGCGGAATTCGTCCGCGCCTGCGCCCGCGCCAACATCACCTTCATCGGGCCATCGGCCGAGGCGATGGTCGCGCTGGGCGACAAGCGCGGCTCCAGCCAGACGGCCATGTCGCTGGGCATCCCGGTGGTGCCCGGCGCGCGCGAAACCGATCAACTCGAGGAGGCGATTGGGGCCGCCGAAAAGGTCGGATATCCGGTGCTGATCAAGGCGGCGGGCGGCGGCGGCGGCAAGGGCATGCGCCGGGTCGATTCGACCGATCAGATGAAGGAGGCCTTCGACGCGGCCCGTCGTGAGGCCAAGGGCGCCTTCGCCGACGAGCGGCTTCTGGTCGAAAAGTACATTTATCCCGCCCGCCACGTCGAAGTCCAGATCCTCGGTGATGGCCGTCGCGCCATCGCGCTCGGCGAACGCGAGTGCAGTCTCCAACGCCGCTACCAGAAGGTGATCGAGGAATCGCCCTCCCCCGGCATCAATGACGCCACGCGGCAGCGGCTCTTTGCCGCGGCGGTCAAGCTGGCCGAGGCCACGGGGTATGCGAACGCCGGCACGGTCGAATTCCTTATCGGTCCCGACGAGTCCTTCTATTTTCTCGAAGTCAATTCGCGCCTGCAGGTCGAGCATCCGGTGACGGAGATGCTGACCGGACTTGATCTGGTGCGCGCGCAAATCGAGATCGCGCACGGCGGACCGCTCCCGCAGACGGTGACGCCGCGCGGCCATGCCATTGAGGCGCGCTTCTACGCCGAGGACCCCTACCACGGGTACCTGCCGGCCGCCGGACGGATCCTGATGCTGGAGTGGCCGCAAATGCCCCACCTGCGCATCGACACCGGCGTGGCTGGCGAATCGGCGATCCATCCGTTCTACGACCCGTTGATCGCCAAAATGATTGCCTGGGGGCAGGACCGGGAGCAGGCGCGCCGGCGGCTGCTCGACGCCTTGCGGCAGACCACGCTCCTGGGGCTGGTGACAAACCAGCGGTTTCTGGCGGAATTGCTGGAGAGCGACTTTTTCACCAGCGGCGAGACGTTCACCACCACATTGGAGTCGCGGAACTGGACCGCGCCGGATGTTCCGTCCTATGTCGTCGCGGCGGCGCAGCAGGCCCTGAGCCAGCGTTCTGAGGTCGCCGCCGGCGAGTCGGGACCCTCCGATCGTTATTCCCCCTGGCGCACACTCGGCGCCTTTCGGTTGGGCGTATGAACTGGATGTCGTTCACCCACGAGGGCCGCACCTACCGTCTGGCAATCGCCCGCGACAAACGCGGCGTGTGGGTGGGATGGAAGGGCGGGAGCGCCTTTTTCGAGAAGGAACATCGCGTGGCGGGCGGACGTCATCAGCATGAGGATGTCCGGGCGCCGATGACCGGCAAGGTCGTCAAGATCCTCGCCAAACCCGGCGATTCGGTCGCCGAAGGCGATGTCCTGCTCATCCTCGAGGCCATGAAGATGGAATACCGCCTGACCGCACCGCACACGGGCGCGGTAGAAAAAATCCTCTGCCGTGAGGGCGAGCTGGTTGACATGGGCGCAGTCCTCATCAAACTGGCCGAATGAAAGCGCGCATCATCGAAGTCGGGCCGCGCGACGGCCTTCAGAACGAGAGGGGCGTCCTCCCCACCGATCGCAAGATCGGCTTTGTCGACGCGCTGTCGTCCACGGGGGTCGATGAGATCGAAGTCACCGCCTTTGTTTCGCCCAAGTGGGTGCCGCAACTGGCCGACGCTTCCGAGGTCTTTGCCCGCATCGTCCGCCGGCCCAACGTCGTCTATTCCGCGCTGGTCCCCAACGAGCAGGGTCTGGACCGGGCCCTGGAAGTCGGGGCCAGCAAGATCGCCGTCTTCGCCGCCGCCAGCGAGACTTTCAGCCGTCAGAATATCAATGCCACCATCGCCGAGTCGATGGGACGGTTTGTGCCGGTGATTCGCCGTGCCCGCGCCGCCGGGCTGGCGATCCGCGGCTACATCTCCACCGCCTTCTGGTGCCCGTACGAGGGCCGCATCGCCCCCGAGAAAGTCGTCTCCGTGGCGACCGTCCTCGACGCGCTGGGCGTCGAGGAACTCTCGATCGGCGACACGATCGGCAAGGCGGCCACGGACGATGTCGAGCGTCTACTGGAAAGACTGCTGCCGCTCATTCCCGCGCCGCGGCTGGCAATGCATTTCCATGACACCTATGGCCAGGCGCTGGACAATGTCGCCTGCGCCTGGCGGCATGGGATCGTTGCCTTCGACGCCAGTGTGACGGGTTTGGGCGGATGCCCCTATGCGCCCGGCGCGCCGGGAAATGTGGCGACCGAGTCGGTGGTGGCGCGTCTGCGCCGCGAAGGCGCCGAAGTCCATGTGGACGCCGAGGCCCTGCGTCGCGTGGGCGAGACACTGCGCGCCAGTCTGAGCGAGTTCAGCGGTGGCGCCAGCGCGGCGGCCGCTTCTCCATAAATGCCGCCAGCCCCTCATCGGGATCGTTTCCCGACATCAAATCACGCAGATAGATCGACTCGGCCGTCGCCAGCGCCTCCTCGAAACCCGCCAGCGAGGCCCGGCGCAACGCCCGGCGTGTGTGACGCAACGAAAACGCGGACAACCGCGTTAGTTGTCCGACAAACGCCCGGACCCGTTCGCGGAACTGGCCTGCGGGATAAACGTGATTCAACAGGCCGATGGCCTCGGCTTCGGCGGCGTTGAGCACACGTCCGGTCAGGATCAGTTCCGCCGCGCGATGCGAGCCGATCATCCGCCCCAGGATCGCCACTGCCACCGGCGGGTAGACGCCGAGCGTG
The genomic region above belongs to bacterium and contains:
- a CDS encoding biotin carboxylase N-terminal domain-containing protein, which translates into the protein AIHPGYGFLSQNAEFVRACARANITFIGPSAEAMVALGDKRGSSQTAMSLGIPVVPGARETDQLEEAIGAAEKVGYPVLIKAAGGGGGKGMRRVDSTDQMKEAFDAARREAKGAFADERLLVEKYIYPARHVEVQILGDGRRAIALGERECSLQRRYQKVIEESPSPGINDATRQRLFAAAVKLAEATGYANAGTVEFLIGPDESFYFLEVNSRLQVEHPVTEMLTGLDLVRAQIEIAHGGPLPQTVTPRGHAIEARFYAEDPYHGYLPAAGRILMLEWPQMPHLRIDTGVAGESAIHPFYDPLIAKMIAWGQDREQARRRLLDALRQTTLLGLVTNQRFLAELLESDFFTSGETFTTTLESRNWTAPDVPSYVVAAAQQALSQRSEVAAGESGPSDRYSPWRTLGAFRLGV
- a CDS encoding biotin/lipoyl-containing protein, translated to MNWMSFTHEGRTYRLAIARDKRGVWVGWKGGSAFFEKEHRVAGGRHQHEDVRAPMTGKVVKILAKPGDSVAEGDVLLILEAMKMEYRLTAPHTGAVEKILCREGELVDMGAVLIKLAE
- a CDS encoding hydroxymethylglutaryl-CoA lyase; this translates as MKARIIEVGPRDGLQNERGVLPTDRKIGFVDALSSTGVDEIEVTAFVSPKWVPQLADASEVFARIVRRPNVVYSALVPNEQGLDRALEVGASKIAVFAAASETFSRQNINATIAESMGRFVPVIRRARAAGLAIRGYISTAFWCPYEGRIAPEKVVSVATVLDALGVEELSIGDTIGKAATDDVERLLERLLPLIPAPRLAMHFHDTYGQALDNVACAWRHGIVAFDASVTGLGGCPYAPGAPGNVATESVVARLRREGAEVHVDAEALRRVGETLRASLSEFSGGASAAAASP